The sequence below is a genomic window from Dyadobacter chenwenxiniae.
AGCGCGAACTACCCAGTTCTCTACCTAGATAATTTAACTCATGCAGCGTCGTGACGATCTTATAAATGGAGGACTTTGGATAGTTCAGCAGCATGACGATTTCCTGAAGCGTCAGGCCATTGAAATAATTCGCTAACAATTGCAATACTTCCATCGATTTTGTAATCATGGATTTATTGCCAGTTGAGTCGTCTTCAGTACTCATTTAAATCTTGATTATAATCTTTTTTATACATTAATCTAAATTCGGATTATGTATGATGCCTTTTATAATTTGTATGGCAACGCCATCACTGGTAAGGCGATCGAAAATGGGTTAAATTCAAAGTTAGAACGGCGGCGGCCGTCGCCAAAAGTACCGCGGGTTCGGTGTAGCAAATCCGACCGGGCATATATCGCGGCATTAAACATCTAAGCGCGATCTTTGAAGATTCCATCAAGATTACTTCCAGTAAAATAGTGGAATTATTGTCGAATAAGACATCACCCTATTATACAAAGATCCCTGGAACTTGATTGTCTAATGAGCTCGTAGGCCTCCCACCTATACTACTCCCCATTTGTTACAACGTCGGCTATTAAGTGCCCATCTTCAAAGGTTAGCTCAATGCTGGTCTTTTCATCAGGAATAGCACCTGTCTTGGCGGCTACAAATAATTGAACATTCTTCAACTAATGCTTGACGGCTCTGGCTTGCCAGTCACCTTCCTTAAACTTGCTGACAAAGAAATATCTAGATCTTCAAGTGCAAATGAAAAAGTCTGGGAGACCGTCAGCATGAAGAAGTGCGAAGTGGAACCCAGAGTATAGGTTGTTAGCGGCTTCAACTAGTGAGGGTACAGTTTCAGGTCACCAATAGTAATTTTATCGTAAAATTTGACTCGTCTACGGTGACTAAAAGGGAGTTTATGCCAATCGCGGAATTTACAGTTATACGACGGTATTTATGTACAATTTGTATTAAACACAATTGCAAAACACCCGCTGTCCTGCAGACCTGAGCAAGCTGTTTCGGTCATCATATTCCAGTTAGTTTGCAAAATAAGCCTCGTCAGGTAAAATCTCTCTTAATCGGCATTTAGGGTGAGCTATCTAAATGTACAAGGAACAACTGCATAGGTATTCCAATAGACATTCAAATAATTGATGATAATTAAGAAACTCTGAATGTCCATTGACGTTAGACAACTTGCATTTAAGCCGCCTTCCTCAGCGGCTGCTCATACGGATCTAAAACCTGCGGTAAGTTGGTATCAATCTGATTGCTGTAAACTCCATCAATAACCCGATACGCCGAAAGCTTATCGTCTGGGTACTAAAAATAAGTCAAATCCATAACTTCATTTTCATTCAAGCCGGGAATCATCCATGACAGAGCAGCGTCTCCTTTCAAGATCAGTGGCCGTCGCTTACCATCATTATGTATCGCACCAACCAATGGACTCGCGTCCTGCGTAACAACGGCAAAAGTGTTCATTCCCTTCCAGGTCGAATAGATCGCGCCCATAGCGAAAAACTTCTTTTCTAATGGCTTGATATACCAGGATTCATAATTCTCTCTTGTCATTAGATCCGGATAGTGTGGCTCGAAGAATCCCGTACATAAGACCAGGCAGCGATTATGCTTTGCATACCTCCACATCTTGTCCCGATTAAACAAGTCATGATTGGTTGCGTTGAGCGTATTAAACCTGAATGCTTTTCGTCAGTTACATTCGGTGGTATGAGTCTCCACCTGTATAAATCAAGTGATCTCGGTGTAGTCATTGCAGTCAAGAACGGCTTCTTAAAGCCATTGAAGTCGTATCTTTTCTTGAAATTGTTCGAGCTTGTCAACAGGAAGTTTGAATTCTGCCTTCAAAGTTTCAACATCACTCTCATTCGACACGTGATAGCACATAACCTCAATATTTAAGTCAAAAATGTTAGTTAGGTTCACCTTTAAATGGTAAAGAATATCAAAGATAATATAAAATGGAATAAATCCAAAATGATGGAATATTTCCATTATAAATCTTGATTTCTTGCTTCCCCTGTGCAACCTTTGCAAAAAGTGAAAGGTGATGGAGGGGATTTTCAATGTTCAATCATTAAGCGTCTATAGACACATTGCCAGCACAAACTGGCTTACCGCTTTATTCCTGCAATTAGTGCTGGTTTTCCCTCCCCTGCGGCCGATTTCATCGACCTGGAAATTGATTTACAAAAAGAAATTGTAAAAAATCCTGCAAGCACATTTTACGGACGTGTAAAGGGCACAAGTTTGACTGATGTCCATATTGACGACGGCGATATTTTGGTAATCGACAAAAGCCTTCCGTGCAAAGACAATTGCATCGCCATTTGTTTTTTGAATGGCGACTTCCTGGTAAAACGCGTACGATATGATGAGGGCGGATGCTGGCTGGTAGCCGAAAACGATCATTACGCCCCGATTTGGGTTGCTGCTGATACGGAGTTTTTAGTTTGAGGAATCGTCACAAATATCATTAAATTCTTTTGATATGTTCGCGCTGGTCGATTGTAATAACTTTTATGCAAGCTGCGAACGAATGTTCCGGCCAGAATTGAACGTTAAACCCGTGGTTGTTCTCAGTAACAATGACGGATGCGTAATTGCCAGATCCAATAAAGCAAAGGCGCTTGGAATTACGATGGGAGCTCCTGCATTCT
It includes:
- a CDS encoding LexA family protein, producing MSAGFPSPAADFIDLEIDLQKEIVKNPASTFYGRVKGTSLTDVHIDDGDILVIDKSLPCKDNCIAICFLNGDFLVKRVRYDEGGCWLVAENDHYAPIWVAADTEFLV